The Scyliorhinus canicula chromosome 13, sScyCan1.1, whole genome shotgun sequence genome contains a region encoding:
- the LOC119976230 gene encoding zinc-binding protein A33-like, producing MAASEKAVSLSENLLCPICLQLLVDASTLECGHSYCQPCINQFWDKQQPRVSCPECRAEFPDRRTKAVHALRNAVEQVRESQAPGGEEEEEEEGGRCCPRHGAQYSHYCQSEQALLCALCQEGGQYQQHLVSTIAASVTLHKDALKESLEKLNEEETTLIEVRHEQKRNITAVQEAFLTDLRHVKQCFAEIGQLIERKEQSLVEKLEGNVETDMKRMETRLGEIQEGLTSVGVEIVKRKEQLAEQDDIQFLQGLNLLKQRTPGDFKALKDISDDPPLEVLKGPVQYSVWKELRALIKPGPASLTLDPVTASPWLVLSEDLTSVAQGNQKRPLPDDPQRFDVCPCVLASVAFTSGRHYWEVNVGRKSSWTLGVAGESVSRKGEILLTPPNGYWVMGLRNGSKYTAFTLTMSNLQLDVKPRVIGVYLDCEGGQVSFYNADAMSHLHTFRGTFTQKLYPFFSPGLNQGGRNAEPLQLCHSTVSNPITEEEEEEEQISPCLACEREDATSSVPLASANSFHWDWSMWKRAWLCFGVLVLLGVASPGSANFAEMYLVCCGMLGSAGWLWALLGKRSLAGVSWLSSGLLGYAGLSCLLLAYARLLGACLLGLSLVGLLLASSGRPWPFWVVPNLGALAGLVWLSDYEVWVWWVCCGLLAHAGLCLSLLGYANVAEVCWWCGGVKGYVGLCLLLLSFHQLAGVCWVGLGLMGLCLSLMGHLGNRSIMAGLLGYSGVWCALVGDAELSAVTLGVAGLSWSCWSYYAC from the exons ATGGCAGCCAGCGAAAAGGCTGTGAGTCTCAGTGAGAATCTGCTGTGCCCCATCTGCCTGCAGCTCCTCGTCGATGCCAGCACGCTGGAGTGCGGGCACAGCTACTGCCAGCCCTGCATCAACCAGTTCTGGGACAAGCAGCAGCCCCGGGTGTCCTGCCCGGAGTGCCGGGCCGAATTCCCCGACAGGAGGACCAAGGCGGTCCACGCTCTGAGAAACGCGGTGGAGCAGGTCCGGGAGAGCCAGGCTCCcgggggcgaggaggaggaggaggaggaggggggtcgcTGCTGCCCTCGGCACGGAGCCCAGTACAGCCACTACTGCCAGAGCGAGCAGGCACTCCTGTGTGCCCTGTGCCAGGAGGGAGGGCAGTACCAACAGCACCTGGTCAGCACCATAGCTGCCTCTGTCACACTTCACAAG GACGCACTGAAAGAATCCTTGGAGAAGCTGAACGAGGAGGAGACAACGCTCATCGAGGTCCGACATGAACAAAAACGCAACATCACAGCGGTGCAA GAGGCATTTCTGACTGACTTGAGGCACGTCAAGCAGTGCTTCGCTGAAATAGGCCAGCTCATCGAGAGAAAGGAGCAGAGCTTGGTGGAGAAACTGGAGGGAAATGTGGAAACTGACATGAAAAGGATGGAAACGAGACTGGGGGAGATCCAGGAAGGACTGACGTCTGTCGGTGTGGAAATCGTAAAGAGAAAAGAACAGTTGGCGGAACAAGATGACATACAGTTCCTGCAG GGATTGAACCTTCTAAAGCAGAG GACTCCAGGAGACTTTAAGGCACTGAAGGATATATCTGACGATCCCCCCTTGGAGGTGTTGAAAGGTCCTGTGCAGTACAGCGTGTGGAAGGAATTAAGGGCTCTCATCAAACCAG GACCGGCCTCGCTGACCCTGGACCCCGTCACAGCCAGTCCCTGGCTCGTTCTGTCCGAGGACCTGACCAGCGTGGCGCAGGGGAATCAGAAACGGCCCTTACCCGACGACCCGCAGAGATTTGACGTCTGCCCCTGCGTCCTCGCCTCGGTGGCATTCACGTCAGGGAGGCACTACTGGGAGGTGAATGTGGGCCGCAAGAGCAGCTGGACCCTGGGCGTGGCCGGGGAGTCAGTCAGCAGGAAAGGGGAAATCCTCCTGACGCCTCCCaatgggtactgggttatggggctgagGAACGGGAGTAAGTACACGGCCTTCACGTTGACAATGAGCAATCTCCAATTAGATGTCAAGCCCCGGGTGATTGGCGTCTACCTGGACTGTGAGGGAGGGCAAGTGTCCTTTTACAATGCCGATGCCATGTCCCACCTCCACACTTTCAGAGGCACCTTCACCCAGAAACTCTACCCTTTCTTCAGTCCAGGACTGAACCAGGGGGGCAGGAATGCCGAGCCTCTTCAGCTGTGTCACTCGACCGTCTCAAACCCCatcaccgaggaggaggaggaggaggagcaaatAAGCCCATGCTTGGCTTGTGAGAGGGAGGACGCGACAAGCTCTGTCCCCCTGGCGAGTGCCAACAGCTTCCATTGGGACTGGAGCATGTGGAAAAGAGCCTGGCTCTGCTTCGGTGTATTGGTCTTGCTGGGCGTCGCCTCGCCGGGGAGTGCTAATTTCGCCGAGATGTACCTGGTGTGCTGTGGCATGCTGGGGTCTGCCGGCTGGCTTTGGGCTTTGCTGGGCAAGCGGAGCCTGGCGGGTGTTTCCTGGCTGTCCAGCGGCCTTCTGGGCTACGCCGGCTTGAGCTGCCTGCTGCTGGCTTATGCCCGGCTGCTGGGTGCCTGCTTGCTGGGGCTGAGCCTGGTCGGGCTGCTCCTGGCCTCGAGCGGTCGCCCGTGGCCGTTCTGGGTGGTGCCCAACCTGGGGGCCCTCGCCGGGCTGGTCTGGCTGTCGGATTACGAGGTCTGGGTCTGGTGGGTCTGCTGCGGCCTCCTGGCACACGCTGGTCTCTGCCTGTCCCTGCTGGGCTACGCCAACGTGGCCGAGGTCTGCTGGTGGTGTGGCGGAGTCAAGGGCTACGTTGGATTGTGTCTTCTCCTGCTGAGCTTTCACCAGCTGGCTGGTGTCTGCTGGGTCGGGCTGGGCCTGATGGGACTCTGCTTGTCCTTGATGGGCCATCTGGGTAACCGGTCAATCATGGCTGGCCTGCTGGGCTACAGTGGCGTGTGGTGTGCCTTGGTGGGTGATGCTGAGCTTTCCGCCGTCACGCTGGGCGTCGCTGGtttgtcgtggtcctgctggtcctaTTACGCCTGCTAG